One part of the Thermococcus radiotolerans genome encodes these proteins:
- a CDS encoding dihydrolipoamide acetyltransferase family protein: MTDEEVRMIAEQYEIDLSKLEGSGPGGEVTLEDLERYIKEHFYPKVLREVKLIGIRKVIAGRLSESYREAVHVTINMEVEMDGLVEMRKKLTEKLGRKPSYTVLMLKCMAKAIRDFIDVNATMDGDKITVYDDININVAIDSPIGLITPVIRNVDEKSLEELLDEYSDLVERTKKGLLKEKDFVGGTFTVTNLGMLEVDSFTPIINPPQVAILGLNRIAEKPVVRNGEIKKARVMTLSLSFDHRAIDGAPAARFLGRVKHYLENPEEVFGDL; this comes from the coding sequence ATGACGGACGAAGAGGTCAGGATGATAGCGGAGCAGTACGAGATAGACCTCTCGAAGCTTGAGGGCTCCGGACCGGGTGGCGAGGTAACCCTCGAAGACCTTGAGAGGTACATCAAAGAGCACTTCTACCCGAAGGTTCTGAGAGAGGTCAAGCTCATCGGGATAAGGAAGGTGATAGCGGGAAGGCTCTCCGAGAGCTACCGAGAGGCAGTCCACGTCACAATCAACATGGAGGTGGAGATGGACGGGCTCGTTGAGATGAGAAAAAAACTTACCGAAAAGCTCGGGAGGAAGCCCTCCTACACCGTGCTCATGCTGAAGTGCATGGCAAAGGCAATCAGGGACTTCATAGACGTGAACGCAACGATGGACGGGGACAAGATAACGGTTTACGACGACATCAACATAAATGTGGCCATAGACAGCCCGATAGGACTGATAACTCCGGTAATCAGGAACGTTGACGAGAAAAGCCTTGAGGAACTTCTCGATGAGTACTCCGACCTCGTGGAGCGGACGAAGAAGGGCCTCCTGAAGGAAAAGGACTTCGTCGGGGGGACCTTCACGGTCACGAACCTGGGAATGCTGGAGGTTGACTCGTTCACCCCGATAATAAACCCACCCCAAGTGGCGATTCTGGGCCTCAATAGAATAGCCGAAAAACCGGTTGTGAGGAACGGAGAGATAAAAAAGGCCAGGGTCATGACCCTGTCCCTGAGCTTCGACCACAGGGCGATAGACGGTGCTCCAGCAGCGAGGTTCTTGGGACGGGTGAAGCACTACCTGGAAAACCCCGAAGAAGTCTTCGGAGACCTGTGA
- a CDS encoding biotin/lipoyl-containing protein produces MKKVNVIMPKLGMTMKKGEIVEWKKKAGEHVKKGEVIAVVQSEKLTSEIEAPEDGRLVEILHDVGAEVPVGEVIAIIEAEE; encoded by the coding sequence ATGAAAAAAGTAAACGTAATAATGCCGAAGCTCGGCATGACCATGAAGAAGGGAGAAATCGTGGAATGGAAAAAGAAAGCCGGTGAACACGTCAAGAAAGGAGAGGTCATCGCGGTAGTTCAGTCCGAGAAGCTCACCAGTGAGATAGAGGCACCCGAAGACGGCCGCCTGGTGGAGATACTCCACGACGTGGGTGCAGAAGTGCCCGTCGGGGAGGTTATAGCCATAATAGAGGCGGAAGAGTGA
- a CDS encoding thiamine pyrophosphate-dependent dehydrogenase E1 component subunit alpha, with product MPVEEIPRETLLWMYETMVRIRVHEERVAELFAQGKVPGFVHLYVGEEAVAVGVMANLRREDFITSTHRGHGHYIAKGGDVKASMAELFGKKTGSGKGKGGSMHIADLDVGELGANGMVGGGIPHAVGAGLGIKLNGLDNVAVAFFGDGASNQQNFHEGINLAAIWKLPVVFVCENNQYQISLSYDKQQTIKSVAERAKAYGIPGVSVDGQDVLAVYEVAKEAIERARRGEGPTLIEAKTYRFRGHFEGDPQVYRSKEEVEWWKKNKDPIKLFEEKLLAKGIATREELDAIWEKARKEIEEAVKFAEESPWPSKEELLEDVFSTPTKGVLVWQW from the coding sequence ATGCCGGTTGAGGAAATACCTAGGGAAACCCTGCTGTGGATGTACGAGACCATGGTGAGGATAAGGGTCCACGAGGAAAGGGTTGCGGAACTCTTCGCCCAGGGCAAGGTACCAGGCTTTGTACACCTATACGTCGGGGAGGAGGCCGTCGCCGTCGGTGTGATGGCCAACCTCCGGAGGGAGGACTTCATAACGAGCACCCACAGGGGGCACGGCCACTACATAGCCAAGGGCGGAGACGTGAAGGCCTCGATGGCAGAGCTGTTCGGGAAGAAGACAGGAAGCGGAAAGGGAAAGGGCGGTTCGATGCACATAGCCGACCTCGACGTCGGCGAGCTGGGAGCCAACGGCATGGTTGGGGGAGGAATCCCACATGCCGTAGGCGCTGGCCTGGGAATAAAGCTCAACGGCCTCGATAACGTCGCCGTTGCCTTCTTCGGTGACGGTGCCTCGAACCAGCAGAACTTCCACGAGGGAATAAACCTCGCCGCCATCTGGAAGCTGCCCGTTGTATTCGTCTGTGAGAACAACCAGTACCAGATATCCCTCTCCTACGACAAACAGCAGACGATAAAGAGCGTGGCCGAGAGGGCCAAAGCCTATGGAATCCCCGGTGTAAGCGTTGACGGACAGGACGTTCTGGCGGTCTACGAAGTCGCCAAGGAGGCCATCGAACGCGCCAGAAGGGGCGAGGGCCCCACCCTGATAGAGGCCAAGACCTACAGGTTCAGGGGCCATTTCGAGGGCGACCCGCAGGTCTACAGGTCAAAGGAGGAAGTAGAGTGGTGGAAGAAGAACAAGGACCCTATAAAGCTCTTCGAAGAGAAGCTTCTCGCCAAGGGGATCGCCACGAGAGAAGAGCTCGATGCAATCTGGGAGAAGGCCCGGAAGGAAATCGAGGAGGCAGTTAAGTTCGCTGAAGAAAGCCCGTGGCCGTCGAAGGAGGAGCTCCTTGAAGACGTCTTCTCCACGCCCACCAAGGGGGTGCTCGTATGGCAGTGGTGA